From a single Sphingobium lignivorans genomic region:
- a CDS encoding LysR family transcriptional regulator — MQFNSDRARSLEVFAAVIEHGSFSAAGRVLDLTPSAVSRTIDRIEQRLGVRLLLRSTRALTLTAEGAAYLSAARRILADLDDAEQAIADRGAPRGRLRVSASQAHGRLCIVPLLKPFMALHPHILVDISLSDRLVDIAGGEADVAIRFGPLADSALTARKLGENGRIIVASPAYLAEHGTPLVPEDLHRHNCLNFNFRRAEPVWPFRRDGQDYALSVTGSVEANNGETLGQLAADGVGITRVGRFSVAPEIASGRLIPLLEDFNPGDVESIHAVFVGGANMPARVRVFVDFLVERLGPAHPQG, encoded by the coding sequence ATGCAGTTCAACTCCGATCGAGCCCGTTCACTTGAAGTGTTTGCCGCAGTAATCGAGCACGGCAGCTTCTCGGCCGCCGGTCGGGTCCTCGACCTGACTCCGTCGGCCGTCAGCCGAACGATCGACCGAATCGAGCAGCGGCTCGGGGTGAGATTATTGCTCCGAAGCACGCGGGCCCTCACGCTGACCGCCGAGGGCGCGGCCTATCTCAGCGCCGCGCGGCGCATTCTGGCCGACCTGGACGATGCCGAGCAGGCGATTGCGGATCGCGGGGCGCCGCGCGGACGGTTGCGGGTCAGTGCGTCACAGGCCCATGGCCGGCTCTGCATCGTCCCTCTGCTCAAGCCCTTCATGGCGCTTCACCCGCATATCCTGGTTGACATCAGCCTCAGCGACCGGCTCGTCGACATCGCTGGCGGCGAAGCCGATGTGGCGATCCGCTTCGGCCCGCTGGCCGACAGCGCACTGACGGCCCGCAAGCTCGGCGAGAATGGCCGGATCATTGTCGCGTCCCCGGCCTATCTGGCCGAGCACGGCACGCCGCTCGTCCCGGAGGATCTCCATCGGCATAACTGCCTCAATTTCAATTTCAGGCGCGCCGAACCGGTCTGGCCGTTTCGCAGGGACGGGCAGGACTATGCGCTGAGCGTCACGGGCAGCGTCGAGGCGAACAACGGAGAAACGCTCGGTCAGCTTGCCGCCGACGGGGTGGGCATCACGCGCGTGGGACGGTTCAGCGTCGCGCCGGAGATCGCATCGGGCCGGCTCATTCCCCTTCTCGAAGACTTCAACCCCGGCGACGTCGAATCCATTCACGCCGTCTTTGTCGGCGGCGCCAACATGCCGGCACGAGTCCGCGTGTTCGTGGACTTCCTTGTCGAGCGCCTGGGACCCGCTCATCCCCAGGGTTGA
- a CDS encoding SDR family NAD(P)-dependent oxidoreductase yields the protein MPSHKDRVIIITGAAGAIGYATAGILAAQGARVVMVDIAASLEERAAELAKIGEVDFIRADCASETDVRAYVDQTVAKHGRIDGFFNNAGVEGVITPIHEYPIDEYDRILAVNLRGVFLGLRFVLAQMVAQGSGAVVNTASIGSERGLAGGAAYNAAKHGVVGLTRTAAADLGPKGIRVNCVEPGVIETPLLNEVLVQMFDGDLQKGLDTLGWVSVMNRCGKPAEVGHVVSFLLSDEASFVTGAAWPVDGGALCTIKH from the coding sequence ATGCCCAGCCACAAGGATCGCGTCATCATCATCACCGGTGCCGCCGGCGCGATCGGCTATGCCACCGCGGGCATTCTCGCCGCACAAGGCGCGCGGGTGGTGATGGTCGACATCGCCGCTTCGCTGGAGGAGCGGGCCGCCGAGCTCGCGAAGATCGGCGAGGTGGATTTCATCCGTGCCGATTGCGCCAGCGAAACCGACGTGCGCGCCTATGTCGACCAGACCGTCGCGAAACACGGACGCATCGATGGCTTCTTCAACAATGCCGGAGTGGAAGGAGTCATCACGCCCATCCACGAATATCCGATCGATGAATATGACCGCATTCTGGCGGTCAATCTCCGGGGCGTGTTCCTCGGCCTGCGCTTCGTGCTCGCGCAGATGGTGGCGCAGGGCAGTGGAGCCGTCGTCAACACGGCGTCCATCGGTTCGGAACGGGGTCTCGCAGGTGGCGCGGCATATAATGCGGCGAAGCATGGCGTGGTCGGCCTCACCCGGACGGCAGCGGCGGATCTTGGCCCGAAAGGCATTCGGGTGAATTGCGTGGAACCGGGCGTGATCGAGACGCCGCTGCTGAACGAGGTCCTGGTGCAGATGTTTGATGGCGACCTGCAGAAGGGCCTTGATACGCTCGGCTGGGTGTCCGTCATGAACCGCTGCGGCAAGCCGGCCGAAGTCGGCCATGTCGTCTCGTTCCTGCTCTCGGATGAAGCGAGCTTCGTCACCGGCGCCGCCTGGCCGGTGGACGGCGGGGCCCTGTGCACGATCAAGCACTGA
- a CDS encoding phytoene desaturase family protein, whose protein sequence is MADYDVIAIGSGHNGLVAAAYAAVAGRKVLVLERNAWFGGGVVTRELTLPGFRHDQHSMSHIFIQGNPMLVNDELGLKSRYGLTYLFPDVPMMSVFEDGRTLKLYRDTERSAASIARFSQKDAEAFRQISAQAAQWLPMIQASLYTPPMPVGAGNAMLDSSHEGRELWRVMQMSSHDHLCELFESDEVRMHFARVAGENLVSPDEKATGIGMYVFLGFLERFGFGVARGGSGSLTASLIRCIEDHGGAVIASASVREVTSAGGRATGVVLDDGTRHAAREAVIGAIHPHLLPDMVPGMDAQAASGALRTQITDAACITIHAALDAPLRFSAPDVDAVMVELMPDSYETLRRAFDDLRYGGFVRTPLIGLGSLSQFDASRAPEGKAVLHAWDYVPYHRPDGQSWDDSKRAYAEVMIDRMARFIPNIREILLEAHVDSPVDMERTSPSFMRGDLHGIATTTYQSGAHRPTPELGQYRVPGVDRLYLVGPFQHPGGGVFGAGRATAQVMFDDLGVDFDKVRVG, encoded by the coding sequence ATGGCTGATTACGACGTCATCGCGATCGGCTCCGGCCACAATGGCCTCGTCGCGGCCGCTTATGCCGCCGTGGCCGGCCGCAAGGTGCTGGTGCTCGAGCGCAATGCCTGGTTCGGCGGCGGTGTCGTCACGCGCGAGCTGACGCTTCCGGGATTCCGGCACGACCAGCACTCGATGAGCCACATCTTCATTCAGGGCAATCCGATGCTGGTGAATGACGAGCTGGGCCTCAAGTCCCGCTATGGCCTCACTTATCTGTTCCCGGACGTGCCCATGATGTCCGTCTTCGAGGATGGGCGGACGCTGAAGCTGTATCGCGATACGGAGCGGTCAGCCGCGTCGATCGCGCGCTTCTCGCAGAAGGATGCGGAGGCCTTCCGGCAGATCTCCGCGCAGGCGGCCCAATGGCTGCCGATGATCCAGGCGTCGCTCTACACGCCGCCCATGCCCGTCGGCGCGGGCAATGCGATGCTCGACAGCAGCCATGAAGGACGCGAGCTCTGGCGCGTCATGCAGATGTCGAGCCACGATCATCTGTGCGAGCTGTTCGAGAGCGACGAGGTGCGCATGCATTTCGCGCGGGTGGCCGGTGAGAACCTCGTCTCGCCCGACGAGAAGGCGACCGGCATCGGCATGTATGTGTTCCTCGGCTTTCTCGAGCGCTTCGGCTTCGGCGTGGCACGGGGCGGCTCCGGGAGCCTGACCGCTTCGCTGATCCGCTGCATCGAGGATCATGGCGGCGCCGTGATCGCCAGCGCATCGGTGCGGGAAGTGACGAGCGCGGGTGGTCGCGCGACCGGTGTCGTGCTGGATGACGGGACGCGGCACGCAGCACGGGAGGCCGTGATTGGCGCCATCCATCCGCATCTGCTGCCCGACATGGTGCCGGGCATGGACGCACAGGCGGCGAGCGGCGCACTGCGCACCCAGATCACCGACGCGGCCTGCATCACCATTCACGCCGCGCTCGACGCGCCGCTGCGCTTCTCGGCGCCCGATGTCGATGCCGTGATGGTCGAGCTGATGCCGGACAGCTACGAGACGCTGCGCCGCGCCTTCGATGACCTGCGCTATGGCGGCTTCGTCCGCACGCCGCTCATCGGCCTTGGCTCGCTCTCGCAGTTCGATGCCAGTCGCGCGCCTGAAGGCAAGGCCGTGCTCCATGCCTGGGACTATGTGCCTTATCATCGGCCGGACGGGCAGAGCTGGGACGACAGCAAGCGCGCTTATGCCGAGGTGATGATCGACCGCATGGCCCGGTTCATTCCCAACATCCGCGAGATCCTGCTGGAGGCGCATGTGGATTCCCCGGTCGACATGGAGCGCACCTCGCCCAGCTTCATGCGCGGCGATCTCCATGGCATCGCGACGACGACCTACCAGTCCGGCGCGCATCGGCCGACGCCGGAACTGGGGCAGTATCGCGTGCCGGGCGTGGACCGGCTCTATCTCGTGGGGCCGTTCCAGCATCCCGGCGGCGGCGTGTTCGGCGCGGGCAGGGCCACCGCGCAGGTGATGTTCGACGACCTTGGAGTCGATTTCGACAAGGTACGGGTGGGATGA
- a CDS encoding serine hydrolase domain-containing protein, whose amino-acid sequence MSGFWRERLDHLKAVIEADVGAGAYYGAVLRVMRGGVIGFDEAIGFADGAGEKRLSKDSVFSIFSTSKAFTNILILRAIEEGRFALTTRVSDILPEFTGEPRNRATFFHLLSHTAGMPGVWMPRPDMYLDRLDELFEAVIAHVHGTVEPGTRCDYSPLANHVLMGEALRRTDPKGRRFRDILREDLFEPLGMTDSSMGLRADLNARHVRPDMRGTVPIRHLSRTIPGDHALFEDPDVEAPHVGCASTVPDLSRFAEMLRRGGELDGVRILSPQMVRLARQVHTGDFPNELYRAVHLRMGWEEMPAYMGLGFNVRGTRIGHHQLGTLTSPETFGNYGAGSALFWVDPALDVSFACLTAGVMTQAANIARFQKLSDLVVSACV is encoded by the coding sequence ATGAGCGGTTTCTGGCGGGAGCGGCTGGATCACCTCAAGGCAGTGATAGAGGCCGACGTGGGCGCCGGCGCCTATTATGGCGCGGTGCTGCGCGTGATGCGGGGCGGCGTCATCGGTTTCGACGAGGCGATCGGCTTTGCCGATGGCGCGGGGGAGAAAAGACTGTCGAAGGACAGCGTTTTCTCCATCTTCTCGACCAGCAAGGCCTTCACCAACATCCTGATCCTGCGCGCCATTGAGGAAGGCCGCTTCGCCCTCACGACGCGGGTAAGCGACATCCTCCCCGAATTCACCGGCGAGCCGCGCAACCGCGCGACTTTCTTCCATCTCCTGTCCCACACCGCCGGGATGCCGGGGGTCTGGATGCCCCGGCCGGACATGTATCTCGACCGGCTGGACGAGCTCTTCGAAGCCGTGATCGCGCATGTCCATGGCACGGTGGAGCCGGGCACCCGCTGCGATTATTCGCCTCTCGCGAACCATGTGCTGATGGGGGAAGCGCTGCGGCGCACCGATCCCAAGGGGCGGCGCTTCCGGGACATCCTGCGCGAGGACCTGTTCGAACCGCTCGGCATGACCGACAGTTCCATGGGCCTGCGCGCGGACCTGAATGCGCGCCACGTCCGGCCCGACATGCGCGGCACGGTTCCCATCCGGCATCTCTCGCGCACCATCCCCGGCGATCATGCGCTGTTCGAGGACCCGGACGTGGAAGCGCCCCATGTCGGCTGCGCATCGACCGTGCCCGACCTCTCCCGCTTCGCGGAGATGCTTCGGCGCGGCGGCGAGCTGGATGGCGTGCGCATCCTCTCCCCGCAGATGGTGCGGCTCGCGCGGCAGGTGCACACGGGCGATTTCCCCAACGAACTGTATCGCGCCGTCCACCTGCGCATGGGGTGGGAGGAAATGCCCGCCTATATGGGGCTGGGCTTCAACGTCCGCGGGACGCGCATCGGGCATCATCAGCTCGGCACGCTCACCAGTCCGGAGACGTTCGGCAATTATGGCGCGGGGAGCGCACTCTTCTGGGTGGACCCGGCGCTGGATGTGAGCTTCGCGTGCCTGACGGCCGGCGTGATGACGCAGGCGGCGAATATCGCGCGTTTCCAGAAACTGTCCGACCTGGTGGTCTCGGCATGCGTGTGA